The following are encoded together in the Gilvimarinus sp. DA14 genome:
- a CDS encoding efflux RND transporter periplasmic adaptor subunit: protein MQTPGFFRRNIRWLAPVLIIVVSIVALIALASMRTPPPERPPQNAAELVEVTTLNPGPMQLNVHSQGLVTAKYTTDLVAQVSGEIVSLAPAFERGGIVKKGELLATIDPTNYEVALENARANLASAEAGLEQEQAQSEVARVEWEDINDRPAPALGLRKPQLAQAEAQLTAARAALKQASKDLERTKIIAPYDALVAERNISLGTFVNVGTNMGQVMDVSLAQVRLPIAESEFRFLVGDGVGAEVNLRSGAKQWQARIVRGEGVVDSDTRMRYLVAELADPYQLQSNRDASKLTFGTYVQAEVEGIEVNSAVTVPRSLVRDGQLPLFDNGSLELRKVNVIREHQGEAIIDRGINAGDRMIKTALDYPVPGMQLEIRGAANTASSVSQASSEGSAAATSPGAEAE from the coding sequence ATGCAAACCCCGGGATTTTTTCGCCGAAATATACGCTGGTTAGCGCCGGTACTCATTATTGTGGTGTCGATAGTGGCGCTGATCGCGCTGGCCTCTATGCGCACCCCGCCGCCCGAGCGCCCGCCGCAAAACGCCGCTGAACTCGTTGAAGTCACAACGTTAAATCCCGGGCCAATGCAGCTGAATGTTCACTCCCAAGGGTTGGTAACGGCCAAATACACTACCGACCTGGTGGCACAGGTAAGCGGCGAGATTGTCTCGCTGGCGCCTGCCTTTGAGCGCGGCGGCATTGTCAAAAAAGGCGAGCTGCTGGCCACCATTGATCCCACCAATTATGAAGTGGCGCTGGAAAACGCCAGGGCCAATCTCGCCAGTGCCGAGGCCGGCCTGGAACAGGAACAGGCGCAGAGCGAAGTGGCCCGGGTAGAGTGGGAAGATATTAACGATCGGCCCGCACCGGCGTTGGGTTTGCGCAAGCCGCAGCTGGCCCAGGCCGAAGCCCAGCTAACGGCGGCCCGCGCTGCGCTCAAGCAGGCCAGCAAAGATTTGGAACGGACCAAAATTATCGCCCCATATGATGCACTGGTGGCGGAGCGCAATATCAGCCTCGGAACCTTCGTCAATGTCGGTACAAACATGGGTCAGGTTATGGATGTGAGTCTGGCCCAGGTGCGTCTGCCCATTGCCGAGTCGGAGTTTCGCTTTTTAGTGGGCGACGGTGTCGGCGCCGAGGTGAATTTACGTTCGGGTGCCAAGCAGTGGCAAGCGCGCATTGTGCGCGGCGAGGGGGTAGTGGACAGCGACACCCGCATGCGCTATCTGGTTGCCGAACTGGCCGATCCTTATCAGCTGCAATCGAATCGCGACGCGAGCAAACTCACCTTTGGTACTTACGTGCAGGCCGAGGTAGAAGGAATTGAAGTGAACAGCGCGGTCACCGTGCCGCGCAGTCTGGTGCGCGATGGGCAGCTGCCGCTGTTCGACAATGGCTCCCTTGAGTTGCGCAAGGTGAATGTGATTCGCGAGCACCAGGGCGAGGCGATCATTGATCGCGGCATAAACGCCGGAGACCGGATGATTAAAACCGCACTGGATTATCCCGTGCCGGGAATGCAGCTGGAAATCCGAGGCGCCGCTAATACCGCAAGCTCGGTGTCGCAAGCATCCAGCGAGGGCTCAGCCGCCGCAACATCACCCGGTGCGGAGGCTGAGTAA